Proteins from a genomic interval of Benincasa hispida cultivar B227 chromosome 7, ASM972705v1, whole genome shotgun sequence:
- the LOC120082232 gene encoding cytosolic enolase 3 gives MEKKQLKEMSVQEYLDKFMLSRKIEEAVNAAVRAKTPDPVLFISNHMKKAIPSVITKIKARQILDSRGIPTVEVDLYTNKGVFHASVPSGDPAGMYEAVELRDGDKGTYLGNSVTKAVKNINEKISEALIGRDPTQQYEIDQAMKDLDTTEKKGELGANAILAVSIAVCRAGAAEKEVPLYKHIADLAGKTNLILPVPAFTVLSGGKHAGNNLAIQEIMILPIGACKFEEALKMGSETFHHLKVVITEKHGAHGCNFGEDGGFAPNISSFKEALDLVEEAIGRAGYNERIKIAIDVAATNFCMGTKYDLDFKAPNKSVQNFKSGKDMIDMYKELCADYPIVSIEDPFDREDWDHTKHFSSLGICQVVGGDLLMSNKKRMERAIDEFTCNALLLKVNQIGTVTEAIEVVKVAKDAQWAVVASHRCGETDDTFLADLSVGLSTCQIKAGAPCRGERLAKYNQLLRIEEELGDQGIYAGEDWRAAC, from the exons ATGGAGAAGAAGCAGCTGAAAGAAATGTCCGTTCAAGAGTATCTTGACAAGTTCATGCTCTCCCGGAAGATCGAGGAAGCGGTCAATGCTGCTGTTAGGGCGAAAACTCCCGATCCCGTTCTCTTCATC tCGAATCATATGAAGAAAGCAATTCCTTCAGTGATTACAAAAATTAAAGCCCGGCAGATCCTCGATAGCAGAGGAATTCCGACTGTTGAAGTTGATTTATACACCAATAAAGGAGTGTTCCACGCTTCCGTGCCCAGTGGCGATCCGGCTGGCAT GTACGAGGCTGTAGAGCTACGCGATGGAGACAAGGGGACATATCTTGGAAATAGTGTTACTAAAGCAGTCAAAAATATCAACGAGAAGATATCGGAAGCATTGATTGGTAGGGACCCTACGCAACAATATGAAATTGACCAGGCCATGAAAGATTTGGATACGACAGAAAAGAAG GGTGAACTTGGAGCAAATGCTATACTTGCCGTGTCAATTGCTGTATGCAGAGCTGGTGCTGCTGAAAAGGAG GTTCCACTCTATAAGCATATTGCAGACCTTGCTGGCAAAACAAACTTGATACTTCCTGTCCCAGCCTTCACTGTACTTAGTGGAGGAAAACATGCTGGCAATAATCTGGCCATTCAG GAAATCATGATTCTTCCAATTGGAGCTTGCAAGTTTGAAGAGGCACTAAAAATGGGCTCTGAAACTTTCCATCACTTAAAG GTTGTAATTACTGAAAAGCATGGTGCCCATGGATGTAATTTTGGTGAAGATGGTGGATTTGCCCCAAATATATCCAG TTTTAAAGAAGCCCTGGATCTTGTAGAAGAGGCTATTGGCAGAGCAGGGTATAACGAGAGAATCAAGATAGCAATAGATGTTGCTGCTACTAAtttctgcatgg GTACCAAATATGATCTTGACTTCAAAGCTCCAAACAAGTCGGTTCAAAATTTCAAGTCAGGAAAGGATATGATAGATATGTACAAAGAGCTATGTGCTG ACTATCCGATTGTATCAATTGAAGATCCATTTGACCGGGAGGACTGGGATCACACCAAACATTTTTCTAGCCTTGGAATTTGTCAG GTAGTGGGAGGTGACTTGTTAATGTCGAACAAAAAGCGAATGGAGAGAGCAATTGATGAGTTCACTTGTAATGCCCTCCTCCTCAAg GTAAACCAGATTGGTACGGTGACAGAAGCCATTGAAGTCGTGAAGGTTGCCAAGGATGCTCAATGGGCAGTTGTGGCATCTCATAGATGTGGAGAAACAGACGATACATTCCTAGCCGATTTATCTGTTGGACTTTCCACATGTCAGATCAAAGCAGGCGCACCGTGTAGAGGAGAACGGCTAGCCAAATATAATCAG TTGCTCCGTATTGAAGAAGAGCTTGGAGATCAAGGAATTTATGCTGGTGAAGATTGGAGGGCAGCGTGctga